ATTAGCTCCTTGATATTCGGGTAAATCAAAGGCGTGTTTACCCTGCATTTGTTGGCGATCATCGGCAAAGACTTGTTCCCCTAATCCATCAAAGGTAACACACCGTAAAAACCGAGCGGGAATAATCCGATCGGTATCAATATCACTGCCGACTAAAGGAATTCCTTTTCCTGAAATACTTTGAATTTTACTCATGGTTAATGTTCTGTCGTTAATATTAAGAAATCGTTGACTTTGTTCTTTTGATTCGTTATGACCTCTCCCCCAACCCCTCGACCGCATGGAGAGGCGTGAAGAATTCTGGTATTAAATGTTTACTCATGTCTAAACTGCTCCCCATTCCGAATAAAAATATTCTTCCTTTTCCCTCTCCTTGTAGGAGAGGGCAGGGAGAGGTGGAGAGGGTAGGGAGAGGTGGGAAGGGGGTTGGGGGGTTAGGTCACTTACAGCAACTCCCGTACATCCGTAACCACCCCGTTAATGGCCGCCGCCACTACCATCGCCGGACTCATCAACAACGTGCGTCCGTGAGCAGAACCCTGACGGCCTTTAAAATTGCGGTTAGAAGAGGATGCACTCAGTTGATTTCCCTGTAATTTATCGGGGTTCATCGCCAAACACATCGAACACCCCGCCTCGCGCCATTCAAACCCTGCCGTTTCAAATATTTTATCAAGTCCTTCCGCTTCCGCTTCCGCTTTCACCCGTTCAGAACCCGGTACGACAAAAGCTTTCACCCCATTGGCGACTTTCCGACCTTGGGCAAATTTAGCGGCTTCTCGCAGGTCACTCAGGCGGCCATTGGTGCAACTGCCAATAAAACAGACGTCCACTTTTGTCCCTTGAATCGGGGTTCCAGGGGCAAATTCCATATATTGATAGGCTTCTTTGGCCACATCCCGATCGCTTTCTGGAATCTGCTCTAAATCAGGAATCAACTCGTTAACGGCCATTCCCTGTCCTGGGGTAATGCCCCAAGTTAGGGTCGGAGCAATATCCGCAGCATCAAATTTTACCAGATCATCATAAACTGCATCCGTATCACTACGGATACTATTCCACCAGGCAACGGCCTTTTCCCAGTCGTCTACTTTGGGGGCAAAATCTCGACCTTTCAAATAGTCGTAAGTCACCTGATCCGGGTTCACATAGCCACAGCGAGCGCCGCCTTCAATGGACATATTACAAACCGTCATCCGTTCTTCCATTGACATCGCCTCAATAGTGCTTCCGGCGAATTCATAGGCATACCCGACACCGCCTTTTACCCCCAATGTACGGATAATATGCAGCACAACATCCTTGGCATAAACCCCCGGTGGCAGTTCTCCATTCACTTCAATGCGGCGCACCTTCAGTTTCCCTAACGCCAGGGTTTGAGACGCCAGAACATCCCGAACTTGAGACGTCCCGATGCCAAAAGCGATCGCCCCAAATGCTCCATGAGTGGAGGTGTGGGAGTCACCACAAGCAATGGTCATCCCCGGTTGAGTTAACCCCTGTTCCGGTGCGATGACGTGAACAATGCCTTGATTTCCTGACCCGATATTGTAAAAACGGATACCATGCTCTTGACAACTTTGTTCTAAAGACTGCATCATCTCTTCCGCCAAGGTATCCACAAAGGGACGAGCTTGGTTATCGGTGGGGACGATATGATCCACTGTAGCGACGGTGCGTTCAGGATAGAGGACGGTGAGATGGCGATCGCGCAACATCGCAAACGCCTGGGGACTGGTAACTTCATGGATCAGGTGCAGACCAATGAAGAGTTGAGTCTGTCCTGAAGGGAGAGTTCCAACGGTATGCAACTCCCATACTTTATCAAATAGTGTTCTTTCGCTCATAGAATCTGAAAAATAATTGCGTTTGTAACGCTCTCTATACTGGTATTTATTTTAGCGGTTAATGGGACACAAATGGTTAAAAAGGGATAAAATAACGGATTTTTTTAATAGTATTTTGAAAATAACTTGTCTAAACTGATCAATATTCACTCATTTTTAATTAATCTTTAAAAATCATTCAAATTTCAATAAAATATGATAAAATAACATTTAACTCTACCCTCTTTTTATCATGAATCCAACTCTGGCAGAATCAATGAAGTGGACAACAGCCGATTTAGAGTTGTTGTCAAACGATGAGTGGAAACGTTATGAAATTATTGCGGGAGAATTATTTGTGACTAGAGCACCAGATTGGAATCATCAACGGATTTGCGGTAATATCTATGCAGAATTAAATGCTTGGTCACGTCGCACAAACTTAGGGGAACCTGCAATGACCCCTGGAATTATTTATACTGAATCTGATAATGTCATTCCTGATGTGGTTTGGGTCAGTCGAGAAAAATTAGCAACGTTATTAGATAGTTCAGGACATTTAACAGGTTCTCCTGAATTAGTCGTTGAAGTGTTATCCCCAGGAAAAGAAAATGAAAGACGGGATAAACAAGCAAAGTTAAAACTCTATTCTATTCAAGGTGTTCAGGAATATTGGATTGTTGATCAAAATCAACAGCAAATTCAAGTTTATCGTCGTCAAAATCATCAGTTAGCTTTAGCTGAAACCTTATCAATAACGGATGAAATCACCTCTCCACTTTTACCCGAATTTCGCTGTCAAGTTGAACTATTTTTTAATTAAAACCAATCATGAATCAGCATTCTATTCCTGAACAATTGCCCTTTTTAGAGCGTTTATGTTGGCAAAGAATAGGAATTGAAAATTTAACGCCGTTGGAAATGCTAAAACGGTATGAACGGGGATGGCATTATCGAGATATTTTTGGGGAAATTAATCCAACGGAAGCCGAATTTATTCAACAACTGGCTCAACAGTATAATTCTTGGTTATTCAATCAAATGTTTACACAAAACTTTCATCAAAAAATTATTACTGTTCTCCATCAACTCAATCCTAATTTCTTACAAGACTGTCAGGCTTATTTTGGTGGCGGAACATTCATCTGTTTAAACTATGGAGAATATCGCCTGAGTAAAGATATTGATTTTCTCTGTTCCACAGGTTGCGGTTATCGATTATTAAGACAATCTCTGGGTCAAAATAAATATAACGCTTTATTTAATACTCAAAATAATATCACCTTTCCCCAAGAAATACAAGCCAATCAATATGGCATTAGATTTCCTTTATTAATAGAAGGAACCTTAATCAAATTTGAAATTATTATGGAAGGAAGAATTGAACTAGAAGCACCCGCTTTTCCTCAATGGTCGTCTGTTCCTTGCTTAAGTTTAATTGATTGTTTTGCAGAAAAACTATTAGCCAATGCTGACCGATGGATTGATATTTCAGTAGAATCACGGGATTTAATTGATTTATCTGTATTAAGATTAAATACTTCTATTCCTTCCCAAGCGATCGCAAAATCAGAAGCAGCTTATCCTGTGATTGAACCGTTAAAGGAGGCGATCGCAAATTTTCAACAAAAACCCAATTATCGAGATAAATGTTTTCAATCTCTAAGAATTAATAACCCTGTTGCGATT
The sequence above is drawn from the Planktothrix serta PCC 8927 genome and encodes:
- the leuC gene encoding 3-isopropylmalate dehydratase large subunit, encoding MSERTLFDKVWELHTVGTLPSGQTQLFIGLHLIHEVTSPQAFAMLRDRHLTVLYPERTVATVDHIVPTDNQARPFVDTLAEEMMQSLEQSCQEHGIRFYNIGSGNQGIVHVIAPEQGLTQPGMTIACGDSHTSTHGAFGAIAFGIGTSQVRDVLASQTLALGKLKVRRIEVNGELPPGVYAKDVVLHIIRTLGVKGGVGYAYEFAGSTIEAMSMEERMTVCNMSIEGGARCGYVNPDQVTYDYLKGRDFAPKVDDWEKAVAWWNSIRSDTDAVYDDLVKFDAADIAPTLTWGITPGQGMAVNELIPDLEQIPESDRDVAKEAYQYMEFAPGTPIQGTKVDVCFIGSCTNGRLSDLREAAKFAQGRKVANGVKAFVVPGSERVKAEAEAEGLDKIFETAGFEWREAGCSMCLAMNPDKLQGNQLSASSSNRNFKGRQGSAHGRTLLMSPAMVVAAAINGVVTDVRELL
- a CDS encoding Uma2 family endonuclease; this translates as MNPTLAESMKWTTADLELLSNDEWKRYEIIAGELFVTRAPDWNHQRICGNIYAELNAWSRRTNLGEPAMTPGIIYTESDNVIPDVVWVSREKLATLLDSSGHLTGSPELVVEVLSPGKENERRDKQAKLKLYSIQGVQEYWIVDQNQQQIQVYRRQNHQLALAETLSITDEITSPLLPEFRCQVELFFN
- a CDS encoding nucleotidyl transferase AbiEii/AbiGii toxin family protein, producing the protein MNQHSIPEQLPFLERLCWQRIGIENLTPLEMLKRYERGWHYRDIFGEINPTEAEFIQQLAQQYNSWLFNQMFTQNFHQKIITVLHQLNPNFLQDCQAYFGGGTFICLNYGEYRLSKDIDFLCSTGCGYRLLRQSLGQNKYNALFNTQNNITFPQEIQANQYGIRFPLLIEGTLIKFEIIMEGRIELEAPAFPQWSSVPCLSLIDCFAEKLLANADRWIDISVESRDLIDLSVLRLNTSIPSQAIAKSEAAYPVIEPLKEAIANFQQKPNYRDKCFQSLRINNPVAIIDGLDLLAVDFGLEPTERTFRECLDQDEFI